One segment of Panicum virgatum strain AP13 chromosome 1K, P.virgatum_v5, whole genome shotgun sequence DNA contains the following:
- the LOC120642570 gene encoding MADS-box transcription factor 22-like: MARERREIKRIESAAARQVTFSKRRRGLFKKAEELSVLCDADVALIVFSSTGKLSQFASSSMNEIIDKYNTHSKNLGKAEPPSLDLNLEHSKYASLNEQLAEASLRLRQMRGEELEGLSVEELQQLEKNLEAGLHRVLQTKDQQFLEQIGELQRKSSQLAEENTQLRNQVSQIPPSGKQAVADTENVIAEDGQSSESVMTALHSGSSQDNDDGSDVSLKLGLPCVGWK, from the exons ATGGCGAGGGAGCGGCGGGAGATAAAGAGGAtagagagcgcggcggcgcggcaggtcACGTTctccaagcgccgccgcggcctcttcAAGAAGGCCGAGGAGCTCTCCGTTCTCTGCGATGCCGACGTCGCGCTCATCGTCTTCTCCTCCACGGGGAAGCTCTCCCAGTTCGCCAGCTCCAG TATGAATGAGATCATTGACAAGTACAACACACATTCTAAAAATCTGGGGAAAGCAGAACCGCCTTCACTTGACTTGAAC ttGGAACATAGCAAATATGCAAGTTTGAATGAGCAACTTGCGGAAGCAAGCCTTCGACTCAG GCAGATGAGAGGTGAGGAGCTTGAGGGATTGAGTGTTGAAGAACTACAGCAGTTGGAAAAGAACCTTGAAGCTGGTCTTCACAGGGTGCTTCAAACAAAG GATCAACAATTCTTGGAACAGATCGGCGAGCTCCAACGAAAG AGTTCACAGCTGGCAGAGGAGAACACGCAACTGAGGAATCAA GTATCCCAGATACCCCCATCTGGGAAGCAAGCGGTTGCTGATACTGAAAATGTTATTGCTGAAGACGGGCAATCCTCAGAATCTGTGATGACTGCACTGCACTCCGGAAGTTCACAGGATAATGATGATGGTTCAGATGTATCCCTGAAATTAGG GTTGCCGTGCGTTGGATGGAAATAA
- the LOC120642562 gene encoding peptidyl-prolyl cis-trans isomerase CYP40-like encodes MDDGGEGAAAPAAEAAVAARNPRCYLDVSIGGELEGRIVVELYASVVPRTAENFRALCTGEKGVGADNGVPLHYKGSCFHRIVKGFMVQGGDITAGDGTGGHSIYGLNFEDENFVLKHERKGMLSMANAGPNTNGSQFFITTTRTPHLDGNHVVFGRAIKGMGVVRAMEHIPVDEADHPTDDVVIVDCGEIPEGANDGVVNFFKDGDMYPDWPNDLDEKPAEVSWWIDAVESAKAFGNESFKKQDYKTALRKYRKAMRYLDLCWEKEDIDEERSTALRKTKSIIFTNSSACKLKLGDLEDALLDADFALREREDNAKAFFRQGQVRMALNHIDAAVESFKQALELEPNDGGIKRELAAAKKKISDKRDQERKAFSRLFQPSGGSQKSDNENS; translated from the exons ATGGatgacggcggcgagggcgccgcTGCTCCCGCTGCTGAGGCGGCCGTAGCGGCGAGGAACCCTAGGTGCTACCTCGATGTCAGCATCGGCGGGGAGCTGGAGGGGCGGATCGTGGTGGAGCTCTACGCCTCCGTGGTGCCGCGCACGGCGGAGAACTTCCGCGCCCTCTGCACCGGCGAGAAGGGCGTCGGCGCCGACAACGGCGTGCCCCTTCACTACAAG GGCTCATGTTTCCATCGCATAGTCAAGGGTTTTATGGTACAAGGTGGAGATATAACTGCTGGTGATGGAACTGGTGGACATTCAATATATGGATTGAATTTTGAGGATGAGAATTTTGTCCTGAAGCATGAGAGGAAAGGGATGTTATCAATGGCAAATGCTGGACCCAACACGAATGGATCTCAGTTTTTCATCACTACCACCCGAACACCTCACCTCGATGGAAACCATGTTGTTTTTGGAAGGGCTATAAAAGGAATGGGGGTGGTTCGTGCAATGGAGCATATTCCTGTTGATGAAGCTGATCACCCGACTGATGACGTTGTTATTGTTGATTGTGGAGAGATACCAGAAGGTGCCAATGATGGAGTAGTTAACTTTTTCAAGGATGGTGACATGTATCCTGACTGGCCAAATGATCTTGATGAAAAGCCTGCAGAAGTTTCTTGGTGGATTGATGCTGTGGAGTCTGCAAAAGCTTTTGGAAATGAAAGTTTCAAg AAACAGGATTACAAGACAGCCCTCAGAAAATACAGAAAAGCCATGCGGTACTTAGATCTTTGCTGGGAGAAAGAAGACATTGATGAAG AGAGGAGCACAGCGCTGCGAAAAACAAAGTCAATTATATTCACAAATAGCTCT GCTTGCAAGCTGAAGTTGGGAGATTTGGAGGATGCTTTGTTAGATGCAGATTTTGCATTGCGTGAAAGGGAGGACAATGCAAAAGCTTTTTTCCGACAAGGACAG GTACGCATGGCGCTAAACCATATCGATGCTGCAGTGGAGAGCTTCAAGCAGGCACTGGAATTAGAACCAAATGATG GAGGAATTAAGCGTGAACTTGCTGCTGCAAAGAAGAAG ATTTCTGACAAACGAGATCAGGAGAGGAAGGCGTTTTCAAGGTTGTTCCAACCCTCAGGAGGATCACAGAAGAGTGACAAC GAGAATAGTTGA
- the LOC120642547 gene encoding armadillo repeat-containing protein 6-like yields MAIAISQEAFDAMVRENMEDLGMDADEALADAVEALTLQGADLSGIIKRVPGEAAAVEVSPVVRVLDELKASHGTSGGSAEDLDGLVSLIDELRGLCCSGEGSENAAIAVRNGGVEALVTLCGSVRIAQEERLLVSALKALSSMLRDVGSTEKFRQSEGPKIVMDILKGGSESSDLLDAGFSVVAAGSAGNEVVKESFMDLKVDELILHVMRDKSKTNVQSLYDAIRVLLTPDDNRVVASQVYGYSRRFAEIGMAEVLVSALREQVAPSSLPSACAALKSIAVNDEICRSISENGGIDVLLQCIDEAGQQKNKVIARSCCSLLSKLAASDANKSVIIQRGGFDRFLQLTSRFSEDPSIIQEVMSMVTVLTLRSPENAARAMEVGYGTLAIQALQRFPSSGQTQKQACLMIRNLVVRNPENRTILLNDGAEKLIRKAKVMHGGCKDAASSALRDLGLDNYNA; encoded by the exons ATGGCGATCGCGATCTCGCAAGAGGCCTTCGACGCCATGGTCCGGGAGAACATGGAGGACCTCGGCATGGACGCCGACGAGGccctcgccgacgccgtcgaAGCCCTCACTCTCCAGGGCGCTGATCTGTCCG GGATCATCAAGCGCGTGCCTGGAGAGGCCGCCGCAGTGGAGGTGAGCCCTGTGGTCCGGGTGCTGGACGAACTGAAGGCCTCTCACGGCACCAGTGGCGGGTCGGCGGAGGATCTCGACGGGTTGGTCTCTCTTATCGATGAGTTGCGCGGCCTGTGCTGCTCCGGAGAGGGATCGGAGAATGCGGCGATTGCGGTGCGGAATGGCGGCGTCGAGGCGCTCGTCACTCTGTGCGGGTCAGTTCGAATAGCACAGGAGGAGAGGCTGCTTGTGTCGGCCTTAAAGGCTTTGAGCTCCATGCTCCGGG ATGTTGGAAGCACTGAAAAGTTCAGACAAAGTGAGGGGCCCAAAATTGTCATGGATATCTTGAAAGGTGGCTCAGAAAGTTCAGATTTACTGGATGCTGGATTTAGTGTTGTGGCAGCAGGTTCTGCTGGCAATGAAGTTGTGAAAGAATCCTTTATGGACTTAAAGGTTGATGAACTCATTCTACATGTTATGAGGGACAAATCAAAAACTAATGTGCAAAGCTTGTATGATGCCATACGTGTTCTGTTGACGCCTGATGACAATCGAGTGGTGGCTTCTCAA GTATATGGATACTCCCGGAGATTTGCAGAAATTGGGATGGCAGAAGTTCTTGTCAGTGCACTTCGTGAACAAGTTGCTCCTTCCAGCTTGCCATCTGCTTGTGCTGCTTTAAAGTCAATCGCTGTCAAT GATGAAATATGCCGTTCAATATCTGAAAATGGTGGAATCGATGTGCTGCTTCAATGCATTGATGAGGCTGGTCAACAGAAGAACAAAGTTATTGCAAGATCTTGCTGTTCTTTGTTGTCAAAG CTGGCTGCGAGTGATGCAAACAAGTCCGTTATCATCCAGCGAGGTGGTTTTGATAGATTCTTACAGCTGACATCCAGATTTTCTGAAGACCCTTCTATAATACAAGAG GTGATGTCCATGGTGACGGTTCTTACATTGAGATCGCCGGAAAATGCAGCACGTGCAATGGAAGTAGGCTATGGAACTCTGGCGATCCAGGCATTGCAAAGGTTCCCGTCCTCCGGCCAGACTCAGAAGCAAGCTTGCCTTATGATTCGCAATCTTGTTGTCCGAAACCCTGAGAACAG GACCATCCTACTTAACGATGGTGCAGAGAAGCTTATTAGAAAGGCCAAGGTGATGCATGGAGGCTGCAAAGATGCTGCCTCGTCAGCCTTGAGGGACCTGGGCTTGGACAATTACAACGCATAG